From Actinosynnema mirum DSM 43827, a single genomic window includes:
- a CDS encoding pyridoxamine 5'-phosphate oxidase family protein — MRETPEELDELQALLDASLSRSTDHLRSIVAEHTMTAEQLTQILTGMCTLALSTVTAKGEPRISGVDGHFLHGRWYFGTARGAAKARHLAARPAASVAHMRGEDLGVFTHGAVEVLNPEDGEAAADWPELLAYFKDFYGDQSEWDRDVFYYRLRPHWMTVYAPDVSKLIAG, encoded by the coding sequence ATGCGTGAGACGCCCGAAGAACTCGACGAGCTCCAGGCCCTGCTCGACGCCTCCCTGTCCCGCTCCACCGATCACCTCCGCTCGATCGTCGCCGAGCACACCATGACCGCCGAGCAGCTCACCCAAATCCTGACCGGCATGTGCACGCTCGCCCTGTCCACCGTGACGGCGAAGGGCGAGCCTCGGATCAGTGGGGTGGACGGGCACTTCCTGCACGGCAGGTGGTACTTCGGCACGGCTCGTGGCGCCGCCAAGGCACGTCACCTCGCGGCCCGGCCCGCTGCCAGCGTCGCGCACATGCGTGGCGAGGACCTGGGGGTGTTCACGCACGGCGCGGTGGAGGTCCTCAACCCCGAGGACGGCGAGGCTGCCGCGGACTGGCCGGAGTTGCTCGCGTACTTCAAGGACTTCTACGGCGATCAGAGCGAGTGGGACAGGGACGTGTTCTACTACCGGCTGCGCCCGCACTGGATGACCGTGTACGCGCCCGACGTCTCGAAGCTCATCGCCGGGTGA
- a CDS encoding cytochrome P450 — protein MTESAILPVPRDQRAHPLGPPVGMVEALGHGPVRMVWPNGVPAWVISSYSGVRTVLSDPRFSSMREGGPDMRASGDTIIGEKRPGNINVLDGAEHMRLRRPLSRAFMVKKMNAMRPFIQRIVDEHLDEMERSGAPADLVSAFCLPIPSLVIAELLGVPTEHQPLFQATARGMFGVDNAKEDYLRNAAELAGVLVPVVEARKREGASDDLIGLMVNDTDFELDELLFLAIGLLAAGHETTSGAIGLFALTLFENPEQRAVLQADPDRVDVIVEELLRYSQGRLGGAALARRALEEVELDGVTIREGEWVTVSLTANLDEALCEQAGELDLTRKSVTHLGFGFGPHQCLGANLARTELQIMLRSLFTRFPDLAPAIPVPQMEFRTDSITYSAVEIPVVW, from the coding sequence GTGACCGAGTCCGCCATCCTCCCCGTCCCCCGCGACCAGCGCGCGCACCCCCTGGGACCACCGGTCGGGATGGTGGAGGCGCTCGGGCACGGGCCGGTGCGGATGGTGTGGCCCAACGGGGTTCCGGCGTGGGTGATCAGCAGTTACTCCGGGGTCAGGACGGTGCTGTCCGATCCGCGCTTCAGCTCCATGCGCGAGGGCGGCCCGGACATGCGGGCCTCCGGGGACACGATCATCGGCGAGAAGCGGCCCGGCAACATCAACGTGCTCGACGGGGCCGAGCACATGCGGCTTCGCCGTCCGCTCTCCCGCGCGTTCATGGTCAAGAAGATGAACGCCATGCGCCCGTTCATCCAGCGGATCGTCGACGAGCACTTGGACGAGATGGAGCGCTCCGGCGCGCCCGCCGACCTGGTCTCGGCGTTCTGCCTGCCGATCCCCTCCCTGGTGATCGCCGAGCTGCTGGGCGTGCCCACCGAGCACCAGCCGCTGTTCCAGGCCACCGCGCGGGGCATGTTCGGCGTGGACAACGCCAAGGAGGACTACCTGCGCAACGCCGCCGAGCTCGCGGGCGTGCTGGTGCCGGTGGTGGAGGCCCGCAAGCGCGAGGGCGCCAGCGACGACCTGATCGGGCTGATGGTCAACGACACCGACTTCGAGCTGGACGAGCTGCTGTTCCTGGCGATCGGGCTGCTCGCCGCGGGTCACGAGACCACGTCGGGCGCCATCGGGCTGTTCGCGCTGACCCTGTTCGAGAACCCCGAGCAGCGGGCGGTGCTCCAGGCCGACCCGGACCGGGTGGACGTGATCGTCGAGGAGCTGCTGCGCTACTCGCAGGGCAGGCTCGGCGGGGCCGCGCTGGCGCGGCGGGCGCTGGAGGAGGTGGAGCTGGACGGGGTGACGATCCGCGAGGGCGAGTGGGTCACGGTCTCGCTCACCGCCAACCTGGACGAGGCGCTGTGCGAGCAGGCGGGCGAGCTGGACCTGACCCGCAAGAGCGTGACGCACCTGGGCTTCGGGTTCGGCCCGCACCAGTGCCTCGGCGCGAACCTGGCCCGCACCGAGCTGCAGATCATGCTGCGGTCGCTGTTCACCCGGTTCCCCGACCTGGCCCCGGCCATCCCGGTGCCGCAGATGGAGTTCCGCACGGACTCGATCACCTACTCGGCCGTCGAGATCCCCGTGGTGTGGTGA
- a CDS encoding ferredoxin, with the protein MTVRIERDGCIGSGQCVLASPEVFDQDDDGVGVVLRPDPPDELLPRVRDAVHRCPAGVVALD; encoded by the coding sequence GTGACCGTGCGGATCGAGCGGGACGGGTGCATCGGGTCGGGGCAGTGCGTGCTCGCCTCGCCGGAGGTGTTCGACCAGGACGACGACGGCGTCGGCGTGGTGCTGCGCCCCGACCCGCCGGACGAGCTGCTGCCGCGGGTGCGCGACGCGGTGCACCGCTGCCCGGCCGGGGTGGTGGCGCTGGACTGA
- a CDS encoding DUF6314 family protein has protein sequence MSEEQHGVADFLRGRWRVRRRVVDHRAGQEGAFTGWAVFADDPESGQLAYHEEGEVELGGVRRPATRSLRYAERGADVLDVTFADGREFYRLRLGEGGWSADHWCSPDTYLVAGRITGPDSYTERWRATGPAKDYELLTDYERDGGPEGP, from the coding sequence GTGAGCGAGGAGCAGCACGGGGTCGCGGACTTCCTGCGCGGGCGGTGGCGGGTGCGGCGGCGCGTCGTGGACCACCGGGCCGGGCAGGAGGGCGCCTTCACCGGGTGGGCGGTGTTCGCGGACGACCCGGAGTCCGGTCAGCTCGCCTACCACGAGGAGGGCGAGGTCGAGCTGGGCGGCGTGCGGCGGCCCGCCACGCGGTCGCTGCGGTACGCCGAACGCGGCGCGGACGTGCTGGACGTGACGTTCGCGGACGGCCGCGAGTTCTACCGGCTGCGCCTGGGGGAGGGCGGCTGGAGCGCCGACCACTGGTGCAGCCCGGACACGTACCTGGTGGCCGGGCGGATCACCGGGCCGGACAGCTACACCGAGCGCTGGCGCGCCACCGGCCCGGCCAAGGACTACGAGCTGCTCACCGACTACGAGCGCGACGGCGGGCCCGAGGGTCCTTGA